DNA sequence from the Alosa alosa isolate M-15738 ecotype Scorff River chromosome 2, AALO_Geno_1.1, whole genome shotgun sequence genome:
gttgtGCCTTTACACTGAATAGGGGTGTAGGAGGTGGTCTTCTCATAGTCCTGGGTAAGTAAGGATAGGAAGTAAGCAGTCATTTGTCATGTATGCCAGAATTCTcctcaaaatgtattttaattcAGTATGACAATCTATTAAATAGCTGAGGCTACTAGCTAACCAAACAGACATATAAACACAGGACCTCCAGGGCTTCTCACATGCAGCCTGTGTTGATGCTAAGGCAGGCTGTGGCTTGCTCCAAAGATCATCTACCAAATGTCCATATGCCTTTATTTGTAGATGCATTAGCAGTAAGCCTGCTCATAGGCTGCTATATgacaaacaaactgcaaatgaaTAATTGAGGAAGACTATACCAAATCTAACTTATAGCTTGCTGAAATGAAAAGACTTTCACACAGGCCATCGCACAACTTACCTTAACAAAACATTTGATTAGAAGGTATTGCATGGGATACTTGGACCATGAATAGCAGAAGTCTAAAACCTCTGATAAATAGCCTCTTATATGGATTGATAATCTGGTTATGATTATGATTGCAGTCTGAAAATGCACAGCTGAGAAGGGTTTGTCAGACTGCTGTCCACATTCTCACCCTGAGAGCAAGGGTTTAGGTGGTAAGTGAATGTGCTTTTACAACAGCAGTGAAGTTGATTGGAagcacatttttaaaagatcttCAAATGTCCTCATTGTTCAAACTTCTTCTCTCATGGGAAAGTAATCAGATTGCATATACATTTGCATCACTTATAATGAACAACTACAGACCGTGTGCACAGTTAGGTAGGGCAGCACCAAGACAACAGTTTGCTGCCCACATTATAAATGAACTGATGCAAATGAATACTGTCTCTATGATAATGAAGTTTTTGTGTTCCTTTCTCTGAACAGGGCTTGATGGCTTTCCCCCTGTTCCCACCCATGTGTCTGTTATTTAGATTAACTGCCTGATCCAAGTGTAGGTGTGACACTGAAAGGtgttggcctttgtttttatgaTAAGTGGGCCATCTGGGTAATGCAGAGTCTTATTAGATTATAAGTAGCACTCAGAAACTAATTTTCTGTAATTTATGACAATCTACTGACACTTATGTTAGTGGTTCAGACTAAatacaaaactaaaaaaaaatgtgatctaTTCATTTTGGTCTGTTATGGACATTTCAGGGACATTCATGGCTGTACCATAATGCCAATAGCCAATGCAGTTAGGCCTATACTGTGGACATAGGACTTTATAGGCAGCAAGAAGTGCCTTTCAAGTGTTGTTGAGGGGGAATGTCTCTGGTCACATAtatacaaacacgcacacacacacacacgccagaggTGTTCCTGCTGGAGTGGAGCTCCACCAAGCTATTTATATCTGCTCTATTGCATTTACATCAGGTTGTTGAACCACAAATGTATGTTGGCCACAGCTAAACATATCCAGGTCAGCTTCTCCGCTGTCAGAGCGTTTACAAGGTATAGGCTATAATTCTGTCTGAATTGTACATGCATAAGCAATGAGCTCCTACATCACATTGCAGAAAATGTACAATGATTTGTCTGTGGTTAAGTTATTCAATTGATTACAATAGTGGTCATGAGTTGTATCCAATCAAAAGGTTACCACTGCCCACACCACTTTGCACTTACCAGATTTCCTCCCGGCCACTATGGTTATTCCTTCACCTCGGGGTCTCTAATGTGAACTTGTTTCTCTTCCTCAGCGTCCACTGTTGTACTAATACCAGTAGAATGATCCTTGCTTGCTAATGATGCTAGTCTTAATGATGCAAGAGAGGCTTAACACAACTCTCACCTCTTGCCTGTACCGTCTCCGTTTCCCAACAACCAGAACCACGTACACCATCTGATTCGGCACAAACCTGTATCTTTCTGATGTTATCCGAGAATGGGCTAAACTTAGGGCAGTGGAAAGGCAATGGCAAAACTCCAAAAACCCAGCCCACCTATGGGTATATCAATATCCCCTATCTTTAGATTCTAGCAGAACAGTTGCCAAAACAACATGTTACTGTGACAAGATCAGCCTCAAAGGAATTATTATCCACTTTCAAAGCTCTCTGATACCTCTCCAGTATATTGTATCTCAAACATCCTGTCTCTGGCTTACGACCTTATCTGCTTTCTTTATAGGTTGGTGGCCTGCAGTGGCCAATGCTCTACCCGGTGGACACAGTCTGAATTCTCCCAATAGAATGCACATTGCTTTCCCCACATAGAACTTGACCAATATTGCCCTCATGACCAAAGTTGCCATTATTGGGAAGGTCCTTTGTTACattctgtcatagggcccaccatTTCTAACAGCACCCCTGACTACCACATCACAATCAGACCAGACTTGAGTAGGGTCAGGTTACACAGATGTGCAACATCCTGCATGCAGCCTGTCTGACAAACAGAGCCACAGATAGTCATAACGGCTAACCTCCATTGGCAATTCACTCCTGAGTTTGGGGTTCTGACACAAATCTAGTTATTTCTTTTGCAAACAGATAACATGTACATAATTCACTTAACAAACAATGTTTATCTGAACTTTTTTATTATCTCGGTTTCCTGAAAAATTTGGTATTTTAGATTTACTCCATGAAAATCCCTTTACAGTATCGTCAACAGCAACtggaaaagataaaaaaaactatgtatCTCCCAGGAAAGATGGGTGTATTCTACAACATGGCAGGCACAGGTGCAGTACTGCATCAAAAGTGTAGTAAATATTACACAGTGTCCATAAAATATGATGTGTGTGGATTGAACGATCATGTCCATTTGATGCACAGAACTTGTAACAGATATAATTAACAAAATGTTTGTTTAATACAACGGGTATTTTAAAGAAATATACACAAATGATACTGAAAAGACACACATACTTAAGACACTGAAATGTCCTCAATAATTCTAACTATAGACATGTTATTTACAACCAGCTATGTGCACATTACATCAACAACCATTAAGATCTTAAACTGATCAGGTAATAACAAAGTATCTTAATATTCAAACTGGCTTTCGTTAAGATTCCATAGCTAAGCAGTTTTCAGAACACACATTATTTAAAaagtacaaaacaaacaaaaatacaactTCATACCTCACCACTGCATTATCTTAGTTTACCTGTTTGGTGTTTTCTGTTCTAATTATATTGCTTTGCAGAGTTTTTTGTTGATATGATTAATGTGAAAAGATAGAATTCCTGAGAGTTGAGGTCACTTTAACGTGAATTCAAACCATTTGCAGAAAGCCTGGTAGACAAAATGTAGGCCGTGGCTGTCTTGGATCCAGAACATCATATATTCTGCTGATAAAGAGGGTCATGCTATTGGTGTGTATGTTGCATATGGTAAGTAACAGAATGTACATCCTATTCCAATAATCATATGACGtcgtgtttgttattttttgaccTCATATCCTTCCCTCAAGAGGTGTAGCAGCATTCTCTGTCCATCCTATGAGCGCTGTCATTTACTAGTCTCCCATACGTTTCCATTCAGGTGTCTGTTACAAAGCATCATGCTATAATGCCATAGAATCATCCTTCATTCAAATATTCAAACCATAGTGCCATAGtttatataaaaacaaaacaccaaaaaaaaatagacagaTCCTATATAAATCCTCCATATATTAAatagaaaatgttaaaaagggCAAAAAGTGTGTTAGCTGCAAAATATATATCGATATGTACAAATCCCATGCTTCCAAGTCAACGATCACTGCAAGAgagtaaaaaagagagaaacgtCAATATCACATAATAACAGTATTTATGAACCGTGTAGAAATTTGAGTCTAAGAATGCTGAGACAGAAGGACAGAGAATACAGACCTTGTTCCAACATCCTGGTATGGGCAGCCCATCTCGACCCTGTTGGCAGAAATAGAATAGGTGTAGTTATTGCATGCCATCCAAAGCTCTGACCATACTGAGGGACAGGAGAGGACCACCGCAGGCAAACGCAAAGAGGCAGGCAATCACTGCACTGATTTGCAATCTGCAATCTGCACCCTTAATGAGAAGGGGGGGCACTGAACACAAACATTATGAGGTCATTCCATCACAATCACAACCACACAAGGAGTCATttttcatacacacaaaaacacagggtaaaaaaaaacacagaccaaaaaaaaaaaactcaaacaaATTGATCACCATGCGCACACAGGCAATACATCTCCACACATATTTAGAATGTGTCCAACTCTGATTTGAGTGTGTTTAGGGGCAATGGTTCTAGATGGAGTGCAATATCATAAGGTGTGATCATCTGTCATGAATGAAAGAAATCACAGAGAGTAACCAGGCTGGGTTAAACAACATATGCAGGTTAAGTACTGGTACCATGCACTGACAGTCAAGGCTACTTGACTGAAATGCTACAAAAGAGAGCCTGGTTACCCTGAGCCACAATAAGAGACATCACAACACAAGCCATACTCACAGGCCCCACCGGCAGTGGTCATTGTGGTAATCAGGAAATGCATAATTCTACTCTTCGAAAACGCCTTTAAAGGCAGTGAGCTGAGAAGGGAGGTAGTAATAGGGGGTTTCCTGCTTCCTGTTATCCCGCTTTCAGTTTTAGGCCATCATGCATGTACTGACTAAGTGGCAATCATACGAATGTTCAGAATCCCTGATCGAGTTGCATCATTGATTATTTATTGACGTCATCcacctaaacaaacacacaagtcaAACTCCTTTCCTGGTCCCAGTATGTTGAGACTGGTGAggtatttattttaaatttccACCTAGTACAGTAACCACTGCCTGCGGGTTAGCTGAATGATGATGAGGGGGTCGTGggagacacatagacacagaacacacagtaTACTGTACCAGGGGGCAGGGGGCGTCAGGGAGCAGCCCTGCTTTCCCGCCATGTCCTTTTAACACGCTGGCAGCCTGCCATTGAAATTCATTCAGTTCTCTGTTATGTTCATGTCTGTCTGAATCTTTCCACACTCACGTACCACATCTCCACACTACCATACACGGAACACTCATATAACTTTCATGGGTATAAAGAATCTGTAAAAGTGTAATCCTTCTAAAGTTGAGTAAAAAAAATTATCTATCATGAAGCCTCATGTTTCACAGCTTAGAGTAAAGACATGGAGCCCCTAGTAGGTAGGATGTTACTGCGTCTACAGCATTAAACAAGCAGTCCACTTTAGAGTTCCACTTTCTATACATATGAGATGAGTTGGTGACGTACCACAGGGCAGGGCTGGTCCAATCCAGGAGGACCCTGCTCGCCTTTCTGACCTTTCAGGCCCTTCTTCCCCCCTGGGCCACGGTCACCCTGTGGGACGGAGAAGAGAGGTGAGACacgcctcttcctcttcctcttcctcttcaagGGTGTACTCACACTAGACAATCCGTACCATGCTCAAGAACCTTTGATCGGAAAAGTTCAGTGTGTTTGGCTAGTCTAGTGTGATCGCTTGGTACGATAAGCAGTGTCTAATTTGAGTGCCCTAGGTTGACAAAAAACTATTTGCAGTTTAATTGGTTTGTTAGTATGGAATTTGGTCAAAATGACCACTTTAGTAATGCTGTTCAATACGTTGTCACTGGTTGTTATGTTAGTTAAATGTTTGAGAGAGAGGCTAGATAGAgtgaaagggaaagaaagagagagagagagagagtgaaagggagagagagagaaagagaatgaaagagataaGCTGTTGTCAGACCTACGtgtaagtctgcatgttctgTGGATGAGCGGTTgagccgtatatctgaacaacataactgGCCATTTGGAATTCTAAACTTAGCCGACTGTTACACTACAACCCTCCTAGTATTTacgacggacattatgtaaatgagcttgtgtctgaacgaagcaaagaacatgcagagattctgttcatgtgcatgttcaaccacgttcaacctgttgaaccacacagagattctgttaATGTGCGATCATAGGTGTTGTTCACACATATGATCGCATAATGTCATCATGTTAGCATCTTATCTATcagacctccgtttgacaaagctcCACATATACTGCAGAGGatatgtctgaaagcagctagagagagagagtgaaagagaaagaaagacatagagagagagagacaaagagagaaagagagagagagtgatgaacaTTTGATCATAACCTCCATAACCCCATGACTCCTTGATTTGAGCACATGACTGGGCGCATTTCTccagctggctggctggttaCTGAGTGTAATAGGTGCAGCACCAaccttctctcctctgcctcccgTGTCCCCTTTCTCCCCCATGAGCCCTGGGAAACCCTGcacatcaaacacactctcaggaCCAATCACAGCCCAGAAAAGATCCATTTATCACACTAAATGCAACCAATCTTAAGCATGACTCCACTCCCCCACAAATGGAATCCAATACTCACATCTAATCCAGGCAGGCCTTGTTTGCCCTGTGGCCAGACACATGTAAGAAGAGAATAATAATGAAACAATGTTTCCGACCAGATGAGAGTCTGATTATTAATAGCTTTACATTCACATAAAAGTGCATTAAATATTCAAGTCACGTCGCTGATTCTTACCAGGACAAGAATCATTCAAGGTCACATATTAAGATGTGTACACttccacagagacagacacaaatgGATGGAAAAGGTACTAACTTTTTCTCCTTTGGAACCTGGAAGTCCGACTAATCCATCAGCACCTGGTGAACCAGGAGCGCCCtgggcatgggagagagagttacACGTCATTTCAAAACAAAATCATCACAAGGCAAATCTTCAAAAGAAGCACAGGATAGGGGATGGACACAACCAGTGTTTTGCCAGTGAGACTGTTTTGGGCTACACCTTTTGTTAATTTATTGCTATTAATCATAttcctttatttttatttacatcTATTTACTGTCCTCCATGGCATTATTTACAGAGGCTACAGTACTTGTGTAATGACAATTCagatattctattctattctatcctattctattctattctattctattctattctatcatatcctattctattctattttatcctattctattctattctatacatGATTCTGTCTGAGCTGAGGCCCATCTGTGTCTAGTGGCTGGTGAGGCATGGACGTGTGCAGTGCTGTTGGGGACTCACTCTTGGGCCGGGGGCCCCCTGCTCTCccacctctcccttctctcctctcaccgCCTCGCCCGGCTCCCCCTGAGTGCACAAAGTCCAACTTCACACATCACACCAAATAAACATCCTCATTAACACAACATGACTACATTATCACTTCATTATCACATACTATCACACGAGTCTGCACACTCGTATAGGCTACCGCCATGAGTTACTGTGGACTGTAGTCATGATGTAGTACAACACTTCTCACTCTGTTACACACTGTATGTTTTGGCTCTACGCCACCAGAGTTGATTTAAGTAAAGCTTTCCAACTTTAAGGACAGGTTAGGGGGAACATATTAGTGGCTAAAATCTATTTGTGAAGTAAAAACTGCGTAAAGGATAATGGACAACTTTGGGTAGTACAAAATAGTGGGTAGTACAATGTGGTACAAAGCGTTCAGAGCCACACAAGCTCTTTCAGGAAAGCTTACAAGTCAGTGAACAATTGATTTGAGCTTAGGTGCATAGTTTCATGAAGATTTTCTGAAAATGGCCTGAGGAAATGTATCAGTGCTGTACTGGTTTGGTGAGCTTGATTTTCTCTTTCTATGTGCCTTTATGTCAGCAACATTGGAGTGAGCTTTGAGCTGGTACAATCTTTTCAGTCATGTTTTGATCTATTCAGAAGTTATTACATACAAACAATTTGCATGGATTAACTATTTGAATCCAATGAAAAAGTTCCAcacaaaaatgaatgttatgaaTACTCTCTGGGTTGAACATTAAGCTACATGTAAAACTATATTGTGTTTTGACATACATACAAATGTAGATATTTTTTCAAAGCACAAAATTGTTGTTTAACGGCAACGTTTTTCCCCGTCTAAAGTAGCTTATGTAATGGTCAAAAGAATTCTTACCTTGGGGCCAGGTATTCCATGACCCTGAAAAACAATGCCTGTGTTAGTGTGCCTGTAAAGTGGTCACGCTTCAAATGAAAGTCTACACTATTCAAAGGCAAATGCATTTAGATTAGATTTTTATTACAATGGCTTGTCCTtcagattgtttgtttgttggtttaatttaaggccatttcagcaACTAAGGCTTTTAATGAccagagcattgtgtgttatagaagcttaaatatgtttttaaaaaaactatGCTAGTAACAAAGGTGGGACCTTACTTAAAAAATCAGCTATAGAATTTTGGTGATAAAATTGTTGCTTTTTGGTTTTCAAGGCAGGGCAACAGGTCAAAATATGTCTCACTGACAGGGGCATTTCGCAAAATTGGCATAATGGAGGATCTTCACCCTTGTTGTTCAGATGTTCTCTGCATCTGGTTAGACTCACCTGGTGACCCGGGGGCCCTGGGGGGCCAGCTGGCCCTGGAGGTCCAGGCAGTGAAATGATCTGTGCCTGCAGCGAGAAGGGGACCAGTACACCTCAGTTAAACAAAGCTACATTTATTACTGGCGTCTGTTTGGACGAGAGGCTTTCCATGATAGGCAATATCTTAGGACATCCCCACTCGTAATCACTCCACATTTAGCACTAAACTGTCTGACATGAATGACGTCTGACATGTATGACATGAACGAGAGAGCATCGATTTCATAATGTCACATTTGACTGTTACTGAGTGAGAAGACGGAGTCAATGGAGTAGGGTGAGTGTTCAGATTAACATGTAACGTGAGGACAAGTGAGTATACAAAGTATATGTACAGAGTTTCCGTTGTTTGGCAACAGTAACTGCCAAGACTATTGATTAGAACTATTTttgagaggcagaggaggaacgAGCCAAAATCAAAATGAATGATAAAAACACAATTTGATGTCTTTACGGTTCACTAGTTGCAAGTGGAACTATTATATAAAAGCAATATAACACTCATGGTCATGGTGTTGGTAAAGGTCACACCTACGGCTGTGGTTATCTGCTGCCAAACCACAGCTGTGGGGATATCCTTTACCAACCCAACTCTCACTTGTtccatattgcttaaatatagcagagagagagagagagagagagagagaaagagagatttaaAAAGGCCAtaacacctgtctgatttcccaTTGTTATGTAACTTCTTAAGCTTGGCAAGCATGTATGTAAACAAGCCATGGCACCATTCCCATTCAGTGTGTTTTCCCTGTACAGGTGATGACATGCTATTCTTACCAGGTTGTCCTGAATCCAGGcgtctcctttctctcctttttggCCATCCATACCCTGACAAAGTCATGCAAGTATGTCAATACTATGGCAAGTCAAatcttttttaaatgaaatgggTGGTCAAAATGGGTGGTCAAATTATAATGACCAAACAGGCTGTGTTGGTTCACACTCTagcaatttttcacatagatctttgTTTCCCAGAGTACTGTCGgctaaatgacaaaaaaatactgcagctaacagctagagcaggcagctacagtgctacactttgggggcatgattttaaaaattgccggaattctcctttaaggaaaCACAATGTGTCCTCTGGCAGGCCCACTCTCACACAGTTTCAAATGCTGCCACCTTACACAAAATCTCTCTAAACATATGACAGGtacatttgtgtgcatttgtgggtTATTGCATTGCTTCCATATGTTCCATATAGTTTTAGTTTGTATGCAACATACTTTGCTCTTTTTCAGTTGCTCTGTGTATGTAAGCATGtatgcatatatgtatgtatatatgcacATATGAATGTATATGTATTGTGTATAATCAGCAGACTCACCGACGGGCCAGACAGCCccatctcccccctctctcctttctccccagGGTTCCCTGGCCTCCCGTCCTCTCCCCTCTCGCCCTGCGGGCcctgtggaggaggagaaggcccATTTCCATTCACATTTCAAACACGTCTCTAGCAAGTCCTACTCGGTAAGTTCATGCTGAATGATAATCATGGTGGGCGCAGGTCAGATATGGTCAGATATTACTCCACCTGTGCTCCATCTGCTCCGCGTAGGCCAGGGAAGCCGTCTTCTCCCTGCAAGAgcgatacaaacaaacacacatgtgacaAGCATTACCACATCACTTGCAATCATCTGTCCAGACCCACTGCATTCAAACTAAACACGGGCAGAGGGAAGGGTGGTGCCACAAACATTTGTACAACAGTTGTACTGCCTCGTGCCTTGTCAAACTAAATATCTGTAGAGACAGGGTGGTCTTGCCTTGAGTCCTGGTTCTCCCGGCGGCCCTGGAGCTCCCTAAAGGGAAACAGGGAcatatttgcatgaaatttgtaGACAATGGACGtgaacacacaaaagcaaaagaTGCATACAGTGCACATGTGCAGTGCATATGAATGCTTTGTTTGTACAACGGAATACAAATTCCATCCCAGAATACCAGCTTTCCATAGTAACTGACCCTAAGAGCGTGGAAGAGTTCTCCAGTGAGGTCAATTCCCTCGGATGAACCAGGGGCTCCTTTTTCACCAGGTAAACCCTACACAGACAAGAGATGGAGTTAAGCCAAACATCCAGGtacttaacacacaaacacacatacatacggtGTACAAAAATATACAAAAGTACACAAAGGGAGAactactcacaaacacacaaatacgatgtacaaaacatacacaaagggagacctgcacacaaacacacaaatacgatgcacaaaatacacacacagagagtattACACACCATAATTCCTTGAGGCCCCTGCTCTCCAAAATCACCCTTCTCCCCCTGTAGAGATATCACCACATTATGTATATACACCAGACATATGCTTACTATCACACGCTAATCCTCTGTCAGATGCCATTAAAGCATAAGCAATGCTTATCTGGATATTTGTTAAACCTGGAAGCAGGGCTCACTCAATATTCTGGACCAAACGTATGATTTAGtaatcagaaaaaaagagaaagagttgCACTTTAAATGAACTAATTAATTTATTAGAATTTCATTGATTCATAGATTTCAGTGTCAAATGTGTTTCGGTCTAGTGCCTTATGTGTAGCCTggatgccagccgaacttagccctgcccacaacatttgaggtggGGAAGTTTggtctggacttgttccattgtggagcaactaGGCCCGGACCAGAGCTGTTCTgaccaatcaaattgggctttgtacgatgatggacagagcAACAGTGCActgagcacgcttaggttgattttgtttgcaacaaaaacgctgttgCTAGAAGCTAGACAGACGGCTTCTAAGACGCTGTTAACACATAGCGAAATTTCCATGCGATTTGGCCTTTTATTTACACGAAAAcagaggttttatcactgaaataGACTATTTCTGAAAACTCCGGCTAAAGTGGATATTTGGGAAAACTCCAGTTTCACCTTCATCAAGGGGAAACAGTGTTTTTGCATTGAGACATGTCGTTCCCTCGTTtttttgaaatctctgattggccacctgttTGCTTGAGGGGTTTGCGACACCCTTCCCCAGCTGTTTTTAGCATCGGTAtgaacagaattatttttaaaaaggaaGGAGGGGAAATATCAGTTTTTCCGAATAGCCTACCCTGCTACGTGTTTCTACCCTGCTACGTGTTTCGTTGTCTTAGATTTAGCTTCCGggtgttgtacaagatattgacagcgcAATAACTTTGAAAaacgaccagaaaacaatgttaaggcatttgtggagaagaaagatggttcgggtgttcttcctacagctcACGTTAagttatttcgttgctctgattggttaggacCATCCAATTAAGCGCAAAGGCATTTTCCCCACTGTAtcagttgaaacacgccccataatcatgtcccaatggagcagtatcagactcatattctgactagaatttgagtatgacgaCGTCAGGCTACCTTCTGTGCAATAGATTCttttctagttttttttttttgttgctaaaCCTCATCCCCTCATTCTGTTCCTAAACCTCACCAGATGCTGAGCCCTGCTGATTATGTGATACTCTGATGGCAGATAGGCCGGTAGCTCACCTTCATCCCTGGGAGCCCGTCGATGCCCTTCTCTCCAGGACCACCCGACATGCCAGGTTCTCCCTGCACATCACCATCAGGAGACAAAGACAACACATGAACTCATGACGACCACTGACCAGTACTGTGACCAGGGAACACACACTGATACTGGGGCTCTAGACTTCTCAGTTCTTACAGAAGAAATGCTCTGGATTTTACTATAAATATTCGTTATATTCGTCACAGCAGACCAGACAACAGTACCTTTATTCCTGGAGGTCCCTGTGGCCCTGGCCCGCCATCTTCACCGTCATCACCCTGAAAGCACATACACATTTCAAGTCAccttgagagagtgtgtgaaagagtctGCACgcatgtgtctatgtatgcatgCACTATTACATGTGGCTATTGTATTAAGTGTATTTGAGTTGCTGACCTGAATGCCTGGGAGCCCTCTTGGTCCCTGTTAAAGGTTAGAATTTTAAGTTAAA
Encoded proteins:
- the LOC125312294 gene encoding collagen alpha-1(XXIII) chain isoform X2 codes for the protein MDAKEKSNLNLKAESSKGQKSSFLHCVGGLPTILCVMMSVCSMAFCFMMNFKTSHLEHRVHVLEMERLSLIHPLPSAPEPNGTVSALRETIEKLLQERFNTMVPRLRTAREAEAACSCPPGPPGKRGRRGNPGTPGTPGRDGYPGPLGMDGKPGIPGPKGSQGLPGTKGEKGDRGDIGPRGPPAYPISAGLYNRDNNQIPMKMVFPRHDHGFLSGDQHVFPRRLLKGDQGQVGPPGPPGPPGTPGPRGPPGNTGRDGPRGFPGEPGPPGRDGIEGPRGLPGIQGDDGEDGGPGPQGPPGIKGEPGMSGGPGEKGIDGLPGMKGLPGEKGAPGSSEGIDLTGELFHALRGAPGPPGEPGLKGEDGFPGLRGADGAQGPQGERGEDGRPGNPGEKGERGEMGLSGPSGMDGQKGEKGDAWIQDNLAQIISLPGPPGPAGPPGPPGHQGHGIPGPKGEPGEAVRGEKGEVGEQGAPGPRGAPGSPGADGLVGLPGSKGEKGKQGLPGLDGFPGLMGEKGDTGGRGEKGDRGPGGKKGLKGQKGEQGPPGLDQPCPVAASVLKGHGGKAGLLPDAPCPLGRDGLPIPGCWNK
- the LOC125312294 gene encoding collagen alpha-1(XXIII) chain isoform X4, which translates into the protein MDAKEKSNLNLKAESSKGQKSSFLHCVGGLPTILCVMMSVCSMAFCFMMNFKTSHLEHRVHVLEMERLSLIHPLPSAPEPNGTVSALRETIEKLLQERFNTMVPRLRTAREAEAACSCPPGPPGKRGRRGNPGTPGTPGRDGYPGPLGMDGKPGIPGPKGSQGLPGTKGEKGDRGDIGPRMVFPRHDHGFLSGDQHVFPRRLLKGDQGQVGPPGPPGPPGTPGPRGPPGNTGRDGPRGFPGEPGPPGRDGIEGPRGLPGIQGDDGEDGGPGPQGPPGIKGEPGMSGGPGEKGIDGLPGMKGEKGDFGEQGPQGIMGLPGEKGAPGSSEGIDLTGELFHALRGAPGPPGEPGLKGEDGFPGLRGADGAQGPQGERGEDGRPGNPGEKGERGEMGLSGPSGMDGQKGEKGDAWIQDNLAQIISLPGPPGPAGPPGPPGHQGHGIPGPKGEPGEAVRGEKGEVGEQGAPGPRGAPGSPGADGLVGLPGSKGEKGKQGLPGLDGFPGLMGEKGDTGGRGEKGDRGPGGKKGLKGQKGEQGPPGLDQPCPVAASVLKGHGGKAGLLPDAPCPLGRDGLPIPGCWNK
- the LOC125312294 gene encoding collagen alpha-1(XXIII) chain isoform X5, which encodes MDAKEKSNLNLKAESSKGQKSSFLHCVGGLPTILCVMMSVCSMAFCFMMNFKTSHLEHRVHVLEMERLSLIHPLPSAPEPNGTVSALRETIEKLLQERFNTMVPRLRTAREAEAACSCPPGPPGKRGRRGNPGTPGTPGRDGYPGPLGMDGKPGIPGPKGSQGLPGTKGEKGDRGDIGPRGPPAYPISAGLYNRDNNQIPMKGDQGQVGPPGPPGPPGTPGPRGPPGNTGRDGPRGFPGEPGPPGRDGIEGPRGLPGIQGDDGEDGGPGPQGPPGIKGEPGMSGGPGEKGIDGLPGMKGEKGDFGEQGPQGIMGLPGEKGAPGSSEGIDLTGELFHALRGAPGPPGEPGLKGEDGFPGLRGADGAQGPQGERGEDGRPGNPGEKGERGEMGLSGPSGMDGQKGEKGDAWIQDNLAQIISLPGPPGPAGPPGPPGHQGHGIPGPKGEPGEAVRGEKGEVGEQGAPGPRGAPGSPGADGLVGLPGSKGEKGKQGLPGLDGFPGLMGEKGDTGGRGEKGDRGPGGKKGLKGQKGEQGPPGLDQPCPVAASVLKGHGGKAGLLPDAPCPLGRDGLPIPGCWNK
- the LOC125312294 gene encoding collagen alpha-1(XXIII) chain isoform X7; amino-acid sequence: MEQCLHCGRLSKNFYKRDLIPWCPDFAQRGRQKPHVPVHQGLLGSVVEEAILEHLERQDGMAIRALSAWTGSQAYLDQREARVCQEPKEKRVTEETSAPGWSSLDMTTAFFQGDQGQVGPPGPPGPPGTPGPRGPPGNTGRDGPRGFPGEPGPPGRDGIEGPRGLPGIQGDDGEDGGPGPQGPPGIKGEPGMSGGPGEKGIDGLPGMKGEKGDFGEQGPQGIMGLPGEKGAPGSSEGIDLTGELFHALRGAPGPPGEPGLKGEDGFPGLRGADGAQGPQGERGEDGRPGNPGEKGERGEMGLSGPSGMDGQKGEKGDAWIQDNLAQIISLPGPPGPAGPPGPPGHQGHGIPGPKGEPGEAVRGEKGEVGEQGAPGPRGAPGSPGADGLVGLPGSKGEKGKQGLPGLDGFPGLMGEKGDTGGRGEKGDRGPGGKKGLKGQKGEQGPPGLDQPCPVAASVLKGHGGKAGLLPDAPCPLGRDGLPIPGCWNK
- the LOC125312294 gene encoding collagen alpha-1(XXIII) chain isoform X6, producing the protein MDAKEKSNLNLKAESSKGQKSSFLHCVGGLPTILCVMMSVCSMAFCFMMNFKTSHLEHRVHVLEMERLSLIHPLPSAPEPNGTVSALRETIEKLLQERFNTMVPRLRTAREAEAACSCPPGPPGKRGRRGNPGTPGTPGRDGYPGPLGMDGKPGIPGPKGSQGLPGTKGEKGDRGDIGPRGPPGRDGIEGPRGLPGIQGDDGEDGGPGPQGPPGIKGEPGMSGGPGEKGIDGLPGMKGEKGDFGEQGPQGIMGLPGEKGAPGSSEGIDLTGELFHALRGAPGPPGEPGLKGEDGFPGLRGADGAQGPQGERGEDGRPGNPGEKGERGEMGLSGPSGMDGQKGEKGDAWIQDNLAQIISLPGPPGPAGPPGPPGHQGHGIPGPKGEPGEAVRGEKGEVGEQGAPGPRGAPGSPGADGLVGLPGSKGEKGKQGLPGLDGFPGLMGEKGDTGGRGEKGDRGPGGKKGLKGQKGEQGPPGLDQPCPVAASVLKGHGGKAGLLPDAPCPLGRDGLPIPGCWNK